A window of Rhododendron vialii isolate Sample 1 chromosome 13a, ASM3025357v1 contains these coding sequences:
- the LOC131315219 gene encoding putative F-box/LRR-repeat protein At5g02930 isoform X2: MYVSSLVDATLNFKLIRPGEDSEDDSDLDPEDGYESIQNFLRGLLESLVHVKNITLGTWAIQVLSIMEAKGLRSPLLKCKCLRLDTPIFQSVLPGIANLWESSPNLETFRVTTMSSSIYYEEEALSREWKWLCVELFLHHVCDVKLAFFFRQYTKHR, from the exons ATGTATGTATCGTCTCTGGTTGATGCCACACTCAATTTTAAGTTGATAAGGCCCGGTGAAGACAGTGAAGATGATAGTGACCTTGACCCCGAGGATGGTTATGAAAGTATTCAAAACTTTTTAAGGGGACTTCTCGAGAGCCTTGTTCATGTGAAGAACATTACTTTAGGTACTTGGGCTATACAG GTACTATCAATAATGGAAGCCAAAGGTTTGCGCTCTCCCCTATTGAAGTGCAAATGTTTAAGGCTAGATACTCCTATCTTCCAATCAGTCCTCCCTGGGATAGCTAACCTGTGGGAAAGTTCGCCTAATCTGGAGACATTCAGAGTCACAACCATGTCCTCTTCCATATACTATGAG GAAGAGGCCCTTTCTCGCGAGTGGAAGTGGTTATGTGTTGAATTATTTCTCCATCACGTTTGTGATGTTAAGTTAGCGTTCTTTTTTCGGCAATACACCAAACATAGGTAG
- the LOC131315217 gene encoding uncharacterized protein LOC131315217, giving the protein MKKLYRKGKVHPSQPLISDHLTFLPATILTLAAMLSPVDREVLAYLISSSSSNFSVNQNKTQKTNTTTNTTSTGGSGKGGDHPPSFNCNCFRCYTSYWVRWDSSPNRQLIHEIIDAFEDGVAQSKRSEKSKKERRRRGFNGSGHEPNRSRVSSSKDESCLMELTSGSGGGGGGDEVEEGSVRKLMSFIGERLWSVWTLGN; this is encoded by the coding sequence ATGAAGAAGCTCTACAGAAAAGGCAAGGTCCACCCATCGCAGCCGCTCATCTCCGACCACCTAACCTTTCTACCGGCCACTATCTTGACTCTCGCGGCCATGCTCTCACCAGTGGACAGAGAAGTATTGGCCTACctcatctcctcctcctcctccaactTTTCCGTGAATCagaacaaaacccaaaagaCTAACACCACAACAAACACCACTAGTACTGGAGGTAGTGGAAAAGGTGGGGACCACCCGCCGTCGTTCAACTGCAACTGTTTCAGGTGCTACACGAGTTACTGGGTCAGGTGGGACTCGTCGCCGAACCGCCAACTCATTCACGAAATCATCGATGCTTTCGAAGACGGGGTAGCCCAGAGCAAGAGATCAGAGAAGAGTAAGAAAGAGAGGCGTAGGAGGGGGTTTAATGGGTCGGGTCATGAGCCGAATCGGTCCCGGGTGAGTTCAAGCAAGGACGAGTCATGTTTAATGGAGTTGACtagcggcagtggtggtggaggaggtggagatgAAGTAGAGGAGGGGTCAGTGAGGAAGTTGATGAGTTTTATTGGGGAGAGGTTATGGAGTGTTTGGACCTTGGGGAATTAA
- the LOC131315219 gene encoding putative F-box/LRR-repeat protein At3g18150 isoform X1 produces MSTRSTESGSDSGYSSRSHDSDDDNVESDDNDSGYSRSHDSDHIGRLSDNDSTPVHGPSGRLSDEPSPKRRCRKITTTVDRISELPDSVLAHLLSFVPVEDAIKTQVLSIMEAKGLRSPLLKCKCLRLDTPIFQSVLPGIANLWESSPNLETFRVTTMSSSIYYEEEALSREWKWLCVELFLHHVCDVKLAFFFRQYTKHR; encoded by the exons ATGTCGACCCGAAGCACCGAAAGCGGTAGTGATTCAGGTTACAGTAGTCGTAGCCACGATTCCGACGACGACAATGTCGAAAGCGATGACAACGACTCCGGCTACAGTCGCAGCCACGATTCCGACCACATCGGTCGACTAAGCGACAACGACTCGACCCCAGTTCATGGACCCAGCGGTCGCTTGTCCGATGAACCCTCTCCGAAACGGCGTTGTAGAAAGATAACCACCACCGTTGATCGAATCTCTGAGTTGCCTGACTCTGTACTCGCTCACCTTCTCTCCTTCGTACCGGTTGAAGACGCCATCAAAACCCAG GTACTATCAATAATGGAAGCCAAAGGTTTGCGCTCTCCCCTATTGAAGTGCAAATGTTTAAGGCTAGATACTCCTATCTTCCAATCAGTCCTCCCTGGGATAGCTAACCTGTGGGAAAGTTCGCCTAATCTGGAGACATTCAGAGTCACAACCATGTCCTCTTCCATATACTATGAG GAAGAGGCCCTTTCTCGCGAGTGGAAGTGGTTATGTGTTGAATTATTTCTCCATCACGTTTGTGATGTTAAGTTAGCGTTCTTTTTTCGGCAATACACCAAACATAGGTAG